A window of Sulfurimonas gotlandica GD1 contains these coding sequences:
- a CDS encoding DUF695 domain-containing protein produces MREIFNRLEDDVKVITEVNIEATDSKEMNPWLFSVFIKYDDLEANEESYEEFLETKESLIIALEHQDRAVYVGSRVLDGWNELYFYAYDSKKLDAIASKILTPSNYVYESNVVRDTKWGFYETQLFPTELEFCHIQSAKIIFLLEEEDEDLTIERDVEHYVSFETPTQKNRFINTLDLDGFSFKDEISSEEFEHGVALVKTHAVTEDVVTKVVEELFAKVKEDHGYYESWSTTLVSQELEERSK; encoded by the coding sequence ATGAGAGAAATATTTAATAGATTAGAAGACGACGTTAAAGTGATAACTGAAGTGAATATCGAGGCTACAGACTCTAAAGAGATGAATCCATGGTTATTTAGTGTATTTATAAAGTATGATGATTTAGAAGCCAATGAAGAAAGCTATGAAGAATTCTTAGAGACTAAAGAGTCTCTTATCATAGCATTAGAACATCAGGATAGAGCAGTTTATGTTGGAAGCAGAGTGCTTGATGGCTGGAATGAGCTTTACTTCTATGCTTATGATTCTAAAAAACTAGATGCAATTGCTAGTAAAATACTGACTCCTTCAAACTATGTTTATGAAAGTAATGTAGTTAGAGACACTAAATGGGGCTTTTATGAGACTCAGCTTTTTCCAACAGAGTTAGAGTTTTGTCATATTCAAAGTGCAAAGATTATCTTTTTACTAGAAGAAGAGGATGAAGACTTAACTATAGAGAGAGATGTTGAGCATTATGTGTCATTTGAGACACCTACTCAGAAAAATAGATTTATTAATACACTAGATCTTGATGGTTTTAGTTTCAAGGATGAGATAAGCTCTGAAGAGTTTGAACATGGTGTAGCTCTCGTGAAAACTCATGCCGTAACTGAAGATGTTGTAACAAAAGTTGTTGAAGAGCTTTTTGCAAAGGTTAAAGAGGACCATGGTTACTACGAAAGTTGGAGTACAACTTTAGTTTCGCAAGAACTAGAAGAGAGATCTAAATGA
- a CDS encoding MFS transporter, which produces MKECSNRRVVNYLIVVFLNAFTDLGHKIIIQNTIFKVYDGEMQIVLTAIVNALILLPFILVFSPSGFLADKFAKNLIMKHASALAVVLTLLITFSYYQGWFFTAFAMTFMLALQSAIYGPAKYGYIKELVGVKFISFGNGAVQAVTTVAILSGIIFYTVLFEIALADNFTTKEDVLQVIAPIGWLLVLGSTIEWFLASKLPNKMIEASQKKFIFKRYIQGKYLQKNLKTVTRKKEIFEAILGLSLFWSISQVVLAIFGEYAKSELGITNAIYVQGAMAMAGFGIVTGSIMAASYSKYYVNSGVATVGAIGMTIIVFIIPTSESMITLTVLFAFFGIFSGFIMVPLNSLIQLRAPRVHLGVILAGNNFIQNIFMVSFLVLTTIFAYFGTNAVALFYLMGLVGIYLSFILFKRYFVLSFWAFVEMILKMRYNFHYVGLEYIPASEGVLLLGNHVSWVDWAIIQIPIKRRLNFMVDKDIYNWKLFNKALKKGEAIPISKKASKDAFAEASQRLKNGKIVALFPEGQISPDGETGKFYKGYELISSDYDGKIATFFIDGMNGSMFSKTRDFNLFSRRDVTVYFSKPVHRETKTQEIREIITNLKGKHETKQA; this is translated from the coding sequence ATGAAAGAATGTTCAAATCGTAGAGTAGTAAACTACTTAATAGTTGTTTTTTTAAATGCTTTTACAGATTTGGGACATAAAATAATCATACAAAATACTATTTTCAAAGTCTATGATGGTGAGATGCAGATAGTACTTACGGCAATCGTAAATGCTCTTATTCTACTTCCATTTATCCTAGTCTTTTCACCTTCTGGGTTTTTAGCTGATAAGTTTGCTAAGAACCTTATCATGAAACATGCATCTGCACTTGCAGTTGTTTTGACACTTCTAATTACTTTTTCATACTATCAAGGCTGGTTTTTTACTGCATTTGCTATGACATTCATGCTCGCTCTTCAAAGTGCTATCTACGGTCCTGCTAAGTATGGGTATATTAAAGAGCTTGTAGGTGTAAAGTTTATCAGCTTCGGTAATGGTGCAGTTCAAGCAGTTACAACAGTAGCTATTCTTAGTGGTATTATCTTTTATACAGTTTTATTTGAAATAGCTTTAGCGGATAATTTTACAACCAAAGAGGATGTTCTTCAGGTCATAGCTCCTATAGGATGGTTGTTGGTCTTAGGTTCTACTATTGAGTGGTTTTTAGCTTCAAAACTACCAAACAAGATGATAGAAGCGAGTCAGAAAAAGTTTATCTTTAAGAGATATATTCAGGGTAAATACCTGCAAAAAAATCTTAAAACAGTTACAAGAAAAAAAGAGATATTTGAGGCTATCTTGGGACTTAGCCTTTTTTGGTCTATCTCTCAGGTAGTGCTGGCTATTTTTGGAGAGTATGCAAAGAGTGAGCTTGGCATCACAAATGCTATCTATGTTCAAGGTGCTATGGCTATGGCAGGTTTTGGTATTGTTACTGGATCTATTATGGCAGCTTCATATTCCAAGTACTATGTAAATAGTGGTGTGGCTACTGTAGGTGCTATTGGTATGACAATAATTGTTTTTATTATTCCTACAAGTGAGTCAATGATAACACTTACAGTTCTCTTTGCTTTTTTTGGAATCTTCTCAGGTTTTATTATGGTTCCTCTAAACTCTCTTATACAACTTCGTGCTCCAAGAGTACACCTTGGAGTTATACTCGCAGGAAACAACTTTATACAAAATATTTTTATGGTCTCATTTTTAGTTCTTACAACTATATTTGCTTACTTTGGAACAAATGCAGTCGCTCTGTTTTATCTTATGGGACTTGTTGGGATATATCTGAGTTTCATCCTCTTTAAGAGATATTTTGTTCTATCTTTTTGGGCATTTGTAGAGATGATACTCAAAATGAGATATAACTTTCACTATGTGGGACTTGAATATATCCCTGCATCTGAAGGTGTTCTGCTTCTAGGGAATCATGTAAGCTGGGTAGACTGGGCAATAATTCAGATACCTATAAAAAGACGTCTTAACTTTATGGTTGATAAAGATATTTATAACTGGAAATTATTTAACAAAGCGCTTAAAAAAGGCGAGGCAATTCCAATCTCTAAAAAAGCTTCAAAAGATGCTTTCGCAGAAGCTTCACAACGACTAAAAAATGGTAAAATTGTGGCTTTATTTCCAGAGGGGCAAATTAGCCCTGATGGAGAGACTGGAAAGTTTTACAAGGGATATGAACTTATCTCAAGTGACTATGACGGAAAGATAGCTACTTTTTTCATAGATGGGATGAATGGAAGTATGTTTTCTAAGACTAGAGATTTTAATCTTTTTAGCAGAAGAGATGTAACAGTATACTTCTCAAAGCCAGTACATAGGGAAACAAAAACTCAAGAAATAAGAGAAATTATTACAAATTTAAAGGGTAAACATGAAACTAAACAAGCCTAA
- a CDS encoding HDOD domain-containing protein has protein sequence MNFKAIVQRVESLPPLSNATVFVQQLYKEGAENVDIIKLVRIIESDALLTLNILKMINAPIYGFSRKIASVAQAVTLFGTEIIYGLVMNYSIMEALKANTSSYGVTSAEFNDVCHLQSALMLQWYSKVDLRHSQFLAPLALVMEAGKLILVREIEASDYVKDFKNGLKECSSIEVYEHSMFDTTSYYITALLFEHWNLEPLYVDMLKGLDFDNNEGFKMEYYINTLHVVRTAVNVKEVLTDASIEKACLLVEDMDLDSDYFRHVAKRIRAAYEKF, from the coding sequence ATGAACTTCAAGGCCATAGTGCAGAGAGTAGAATCACTTCCTCCACTCTCAAATGCTACTGTTTTTGTTCAACAGCTATATAAAGAAGGTGCAGAGAATGTTGATATCATAAAATTGGTTCGCATTATTGAATCAGACGCATTGCTGACATTAAATATTTTAAAAATGATAAATGCACCGATTTACGGATTTTCTCGAAAGATAGCATCTGTAGCTCAGGCTGTTACGCTCTTTGGCACAGAGATAATCTATGGTCTTGTGATGAACTACTCAATTATGGAAGCTTTAAAAGCAAATACATCTTCTTATGGCGTAACAAGTGCTGAGTTTAATGATGTTTGTCATCTTCAAAGTGCTTTGATGCTTCAGTGGTACTCAAAAGTAGACCTTAGACATTCTCAGTTCTTAGCTCCGTTAGCACTTGTTATGGAAGCTGGAAAACTGATACTTGTTCGTGAGATTGAAGCTAGTGACTATGTAAAAGATTTTAAAAATGGTCTTAAAGAGTGCAGTAGTATAGAAGTGTATGAACACTCTATGTTTGATACTACCTCATACTACATTACAGCTCTGCTGTTTGAGCACTGGAACCTTGAACCATTATATGTAGATATGTTAAAAGGGCTTGACTTTGACAATAATGAAGGCTTTAAAATGGAATACTACATAAATACTCTTCATGTAGTTAGAACGGCGGTTAATGTTAAAGAAGTACTAACAGATGCATCTATAGAGAAAGCATGTTTGTTGGTTGAAGATATGGACTTAGATAGTGATTATTTTAGACATGTCGCAAAAAGAATAAGAGCAGCTTATGAAAAATTTTGA
- a CDS encoding patatin-like phospholipase family protein, whose amino-acid sequence MKILLILALIFGVVLGQDRPKIALVLSGGGARGGAHVGVLKVLEENKIPVDIIVGTSMGSFVGGLYASGRSADDIEQMLVSSDWKNYIRTDFDRADTPMRVKEVEYIYQGRLGLGIDSKNSIVLPTGVLKRQPLLLKFMAETQHAQNIIDFDDLAIPFRAVATNIANGDPVVLKSGSLAKAIYASSSIPGGLQPINIDGIDLVDGGVSDNLPVQLAKDMGADIIIAVDVSENFDEKIDVNSYFVVLGQMVNILMRKNANESILKLSDKDILLTPDLTDFSGLDADKYASIIQKGADVTRNAYDSKLKHLSISNADYEEYKKKYRVLKEFSAPIIDAIEIDNPTYISNESILRRIKIKVGDRLDENVLRANLMHIYNMTIFDSVEYTLKKVEGKNILVITTTPSWNNHGEMRFAIGVEDDFKGHSSYSLKAGYTMFGLNSYGGEWKNDIEIGRRQRAYTEIFQPLDTMQRYYLRPSLVYDNVIEFVPYGSGTVELETKRYGTSLGIGAHVTTDYEFEVGAGAFKDSLEVSIVSGSYAKYQARPIYASFLVDNLDNLNFPNTGLKSMLKWTKEMKELGSDYEHEKIYFDIEKPITFNSHNITTYLQFGTTYNNNNDKSTLNLNDKFILGGLFNMSAYKPYSIVGNHMALGVVKYRYQLKDGGFFGTLDAPLYTGFSLEIGDAWDDGIHRNINDLKKSVSVYVAADTFLGPFYLAYASSEDGENSFYLYLGEKF is encoded by the coding sequence ATGAAAATATTACTCATCCTAGCTCTTATTTTTGGTGTTGTTCTTGGACAAGATAGACCAAAAATAGCACTTGTACTTAGTGGTGGTGGAGCTAGAGGTGGAGCACATGTTGGTGTTTTAAAAGTTTTAGAAGAGAATAAGATACCGGTAGATATCATTGTTGGAACAAGTATGGGCTCATTTGTTGGTGGACTCTATGCATCTGGCAGATCAGCTGATGATATAGAGCAGATGCTGGTATCTAGTGATTGGAAAAACTACATTAGAACAGACTTTGACCGTGCTGACACTCCAATGAGAGTTAAAGAAGTTGAATATATATATCAAGGTAGACTTGGACTCGGTATAGACTCGAAAAACAGTATAGTTCTGCCTACTGGTGTATTAAAAAGACAACCTCTGCTTTTAAAGTTTATGGCTGAAACACAACATGCTCAAAATATCATAGATTTTGATGACTTGGCAATTCCTTTTCGTGCAGTGGCGACTAATATAGCCAATGGTGACCCTGTTGTCTTAAAGTCAGGATCTCTTGCAAAAGCAATCTACGCTTCTAGCTCTATTCCAGGTGGACTTCAGCCAATAAATATAGATGGCATAGACCTTGTAGATGGTGGAGTTAGTGATAACTTACCTGTGCAGTTAGCTAAAGATATGGGTGCAGATATCATCATAGCTGTAGATGTTAGTGAAAACTTTGATGAAAAAATAGATGTTAATTCTTACTTCGTTGTTTTAGGACAGATGGTAAATATACTCATGAGAAAAAATGCCAATGAATCAATTCTAAAACTTAGTGATAAAGATATCTTACTTACTCCTGATTTAACAGACTTTTCAGGGCTTGATGCCGATAAATATGCTTCTATCATACAAAAGGGCGCTGATGTTACTCGAAATGCGTATGATTCTAAGCTAAAGCATCTATCTATAAGTAATGCAGATTATGAGGAGTATAAAAAGAAGTATAGAGTTTTAAAAGAGTTTAGCGCACCTATCATTGACGCAATTGAAATAGATAATCCAACATACATTAGCAATGAGTCAATTCTCAGAAGAATTAAAATCAAGGTTGGGGATAGATTAGATGAAAATGTATTAAGAGCAAATCTTATGCATATTTATAATATGACAATCTTTGATAGCGTTGAGTATACTCTTAAAAAAGTTGAGGGAAAAAATATACTTGTTATCACTACTACACCTAGTTGGAATAATCATGGTGAAATGAGGTTTGCTATAGGCGTAGAAGATGATTTTAAAGGGCATTCGTCTTACTCATTAAAAGCTGGATACACTATGTTTGGCTTAAACAGCTATGGTGGAGAGTGGAAGAATGATATTGAAATAGGAAGACGTCAACGTGCATATACTGAGATCTTTCAGCCATTGGATACAATGCAGAGATACTATCTAAGACCATCTCTTGTTTATGATAATGTTATTGAATTTGTTCCTTATGGCAGTGGTACTGTAGAGCTTGAGACTAAAAGATATGGAACTTCACTTGGCATTGGCGCACATGTAACAACAGACTATGAGTTTGAAGTAGGCGCTGGTGCTTTTAAAGATTCACTAGAAGTTTCTATCGTTAGTGGTTCTTATGCAAAATACCAAGCTAGACCTATTTATGCTTCTTTTTTAGTGGATAATCTAGATAATCTGAATTTCCCAAACACTGGTCTAAAGTCTATGCTAAAATGGACAAAGGAAATGAAAGAGTTAGGTAGTGATTATGAGCATGAGAAAATCTATTTTGACATAGAAAAACCTATCACTTTTAACAGTCACAATATTACTACTTATCTGCAATTTGGTACAACTTACAATAACAACAATGATAAGAGCACTCTTAACTTAAATGACAAGTTTATTCTTGGCGGACTCTTTAATATGTCTGCCTATAAACCATACTCAATAGTTGGAAATCATATGGCACTAGGAGTTGTAAAGTATAGATATCAGTTAAAAGATGGAGGATTTTTTGGGACACTGGATGCCCCATTATATACAGGATTTAGTTTAGAAATAGGAGACGCGTGGGATGATGGTATTCATAGGAATATCAATGATCTTAAAAAGTCGGTTAGTGTTTATGTAGCAGCAGACACTTTTTTAGGGCCATTTTATTTGGCCTACGCATCTTCAGAAGATGGCGAAAACTCATTTTATTTATATTTAGGAGAAAAATTTTAA
- a CDS encoding diacylglycerol kinase yields MKLNKPKHSLFRNGMYAVEGFIDITKNETSFKWQLLMLSVMGIVAWNLPIDFGHASILFISLFIPVLAEVTNSSIERVVDLVTSDYHILAKQAKDAGATLVLLSLIVTSLIWISVLAVAFNLV; encoded by the coding sequence ATGAAACTAAACAAGCCTAAGCATTCACTTTTTAGAAATGGGATGTATGCTGTAGAAGGTTTTATAGATATAACAAAAAATGAGACATCATTTAAGTGGCAGCTACTTATGCTAAGTGTTATGGGAATAGTAGCATGGAACTTGCCTATTGACTTTGGGCATGCTAGCATCTTGTTTATATCTCTATTTATACCTGTTTTAGCAGAAGTAACAAACAGTTCAATAGAAAGAGTCGTTGATTTAGTGACTAGTGACTATCATATTCTGGCAAAACAGGCAAAAGATGCAGGTGCGACTTTAGTTCTTTTAAGTCTTATAGTAACATCTCTAATTTGGATCTCTGTTTTAGCAGTGGCATTTAACTTAGTATAG
- a CDS encoding saccharopine dehydrogenase family protein — protein sequence MKTTLIIGAGGVSRVVVHKCVQNVDVFGKIVLASRSIGRCEVIKSDLPDADIEITTVDADVTDEVIKLIKSCNADIVINVALPYQDLTIMDACIATKTPYLDTANYEHPDEAKFEYKLQWERDAKFKEAGIMGLLGSGFDPGATNVFCAYAQKHYFDEIHTIDILDCNAGDHGYAFATNFNPEINLREVSAKGRYWENGVWIETEPMEIMQVWDYPEVGPKDSYLLYHEEMESLVKHIKGLKRIRFFMTFGQSYLTHMKCLENVGMLGIEPVEHKGMKIIPMEFLKTLLPDPASLGPRTTGKTNIGIVAEGIKDGVKKKIYIYQVKDHEDCYAETNSQGVSYSTGVPAMIGAKLMLQGKWSGTGVFNMEQMDPDAFMDEMNTQGLPWEIKELEV from the coding sequence ATGAAAACAACTTTAATTATTGGTGCAGGCGGTGTTAGCCGCGTAGTAGTGCATAAATGTGTACAAAACGTAGATGTATTTGGAAAAATAGTACTGGCAAGCAGAAGTATTGGTAGATGTGAAGTTATCAAAAGTGATTTACCAGATGCTGATATTGAGATAACAACAGTAGATGCTGATGTAACTGATGAAGTGATAAAGCTGATTAAATCATGTAATGCAGATATCGTTATAAATGTTGCTCTTCCATACCAAGACTTAACGATTATGGATGCTTGTATTGCTACAAAGACACCGTATTTAGATACTGCGAACTATGAGCATCCTGATGAAGCAAAGTTTGAATACAAGCTTCAGTGGGAGAGAGATGCTAAGTTCAAAGAAGCTGGAATTATGGGACTTCTTGGAAGTGGTTTTGACCCGGGTGCTACAAATGTATTTTGTGCGTATGCACAAAAACACTACTTTGATGAAATTCATACAATTGACATTTTGGATTGTAATGCCGGTGATCACGGTTACGCATTTGCAACAAACTTTAACCCTGAGATCAATCTCCGTGAAGTATCTGCAAAAGGTCGTTACTGGGAAAATGGTGTATGGATAGAAACTGAGCCAATGGAGATTATGCAAGTTTGGGATTACCCAGAAGTAGGGCCTAAAGACTCATACCTTCTTTACCATGAAGAGATGGAATCACTTGTAAAACACATCAAAGGTCTAAAGCGTATTAGATTTTTTATGACATTTGGTCAGAGTTACCTGACTCACATGAAGTGTTTAGAAAATGTTGGAATGCTAGGGATTGAACCGGTTGAACACAAGGGAATGAAAATTATTCCAATGGAGTTTTTAAAGACTCTTCTTCCAGACCCAGCATCTCTAGGACCTAGAACTACTGGTAAAACAAATATCGGAATTGTTGCTGAGGGTATCAAAGACGGTGTTAAAAAGAAAATCTACATCTACCAAGTAAAAGACCATGAAGATTGTTACGCAGAGACTAACTCACAAGGTGTTTCTTACTCTACAGGTGTCCCTGCAATGATAGGTGCTAAACTTATGTTACAAGGTAAGTGGAGTGGTACTGGCGTGTTTAACATGGAACAAATGGATCCAGATGCATTTATGGATGAGATGAATACTCAAGGTCTTCCTTGGGAGATAAAAGAGCTAGAAGTATAA
- a CDS encoding FMN-binding protein: MKKIYLTLFILISIELSANMLISPIDAMKQSFGTNATIVKNNILLNNEQAKIIQNNAKVKLDSKIFKTFKAIQGDKTLGFGVIINKKVRSKNAVVMYLISTNSTLLSIEIIAFNEPMEYIPSKKWTSQFENVPTDKQLNVGREIPTITGATLSARSITDSSRLAFAFYNEMLKAK; the protein is encoded by the coding sequence ATGAAAAAAATATACCTTACGCTTTTTATACTTATATCGATTGAACTAAGTGCAAATATGTTGATTTCTCCTATAGATGCGATGAAACAGAGTTTCGGAACTAATGCGACTATAGTTAAAAACAATATTTTACTAAACAATGAACAAGCAAAAATTATTCAAAATAACGCGAAAGTAAAACTAGACAGCAAGATATTCAAAACTTTTAAAGCTATACAAGGTGATAAAACACTAGGTTTTGGAGTTATTATCAACAAAAAAGTCCGCTCTAAAAATGCTGTTGTTATGTATCTTATCTCAACAAACTCAACTCTTTTAAGCATAGAGATTATTGCCTTTAATGAACCAATGGAATATATACCATCAAAGAAATGGACTTCTCAGTTTGAAAATGTACCTACAGACAAACAACTAAACGTGGGTAGAGAAATACCTACAATAACAGGCGCAACACTTAGTGCTAGAAGCATAACAGACTCTTCACGACTTGCATTTGCTTTTTATAATGAGATGCTAAAGGCTAAGTAG
- a CDS encoding porin, producing MKTINTTLALSAFLLLGSTAYASESADIKALKQEVKELREMTQTLVDETSDLKTGFNYTTVNSEKSHSGLGAAASKVYYSKSPLSIGGYGEMYYSDAKTNNNADKTTLDVYRFVPYIGYKFSDNIILNTEIEFEHGGVANNGGTAEGGEVIVEFMYLDFLINKHANIRVGNMLMPMGLINERHEPTLFTTVQRPNTSKNLIPSTWHESGAMVYGDIIDNLSYKFAAVSALQTGVTGSSWLRSGRGGSFKQTDANMAFVARVDYTGINGLLVGASAYTAPSVNGKSSTTNMYDVHLDYKNSGARVYGVYTQTDRSDAADIAANAVEKAQGGFVNASFDVLSLTSIKKQLPIFVQYESINPEEERADGTSGDRLDTTTVGINYFPHEQVVLKLDYAMASQGAVDSDTTSISMGFIF from the coding sequence ATGAAAACGATAAACACAACATTAGCACTAAGTGCATTTTTACTACTAGGCAGCACTGCATACGCAAGTGAATCAGCGGATATTAAAGCTCTTAAGCAAGAAGTTAAAGAACTTCGTGAAATGACGCAAACTTTAGTTGATGAGACAAGTGACTTAAAAACAGGATTTAACTATACTACAGTTAACAGTGAAAAATCTCATAGTGGTCTTGGAGCTGCAGCTTCTAAAGTTTACTACTCAAAATCTCCTTTAAGTATTGGTGGTTACGGAGAGATGTATTACTCAGATGCAAAAACAAATAATAATGCAGATAAAACGACTTTAGATGTATATAGATTTGTTCCATATATAGGTTATAAGTTTAGTGATAACATCATCTTAAATACAGAAATCGAGTTTGAACACGGTGGTGTAGCAAACAACGGAGGTACTGCTGAGGGTGGTGAAGTTATAGTTGAGTTTATGTATCTTGACTTTCTTATAAACAAACATGCGAACATCAGAGTTGGTAATATGCTAATGCCTATGGGTCTTATAAATGAGAGACATGAGCCGACACTATTTACTACTGTTCAAAGACCAAATACGTCAAAAAACCTAATACCTTCTACTTGGCATGAGAGTGGTGCTATGGTTTATGGTGATATTATCGATAACTTATCATATAAATTTGCAGCAGTAAGTGCTTTACAAACAGGTGTTACTGGGTCTTCATGGTTAAGAAGCGGTCGTGGCGGCTCATTTAAACAGACAGATGCGAACATGGCTTTCGTTGCAAGAGTTGACTACACCGGCATCAACGGTCTTTTAGTTGGTGCTTCTGCATACACTGCACCATCAGTAAACGGAAAAAGCTCTACTACTAATATGTATGATGTGCATTTAGACTATAAAAACAGCGGTGCTAGAGTATATGGTGTTTATACTCAAACAGATAGATCAGATGCTGCAGATATAGCAGCAAATGCTGTAGAAAAAGCTCAAGGTGGTTTTGTAAATGCAAGTTTTGATGTTTTATCTCTAACTTCTATAAAAAAACAACTTCCTATCTTTGTTCAATATGAGAGTATCAATCCTGAAGAAGAGAGAGCTGATGGAACTTCTGGAGACAGACTTGATACAACTACAGTCGGTATAAACTACTTTCCTCATGAGCAAGTTGTACTAAAACTTGACTATGCAATGGCAAGCCAAGGTGCAGTTGATTCAGATACTACAAGTATCTCTATGGGATTTATTTTCTAA
- a CDS encoding FAD:protein FMN transferase, with protein MSTFITISVDEKDTHLVEHGFKIMKDIEASLSSYKKSAVIYMLNRDKKVKLDNYSYQALKQSRELYKNSDGYFDITVGSITKDLYHFGEEERLASIKELNDAKVNFRGIHFSKNEASLDDGIKIDLGGIGKGFGVDKVAGYFRANSVEARISASGDIRCLDVCSIDVQDPFSDAKLLSFKTSKKDLGITTSGNYNRYVKSIKNNHLINPKLKRSQTKFVSITLIGSISSSFLDAYATAASVMPPKKAYEFLDSQELAYIVLQSDGDMKISSNIGEYTNSLVINNAVKK; from the coding sequence ATGTCAACATTTATAACTATATCTGTTGATGAAAAAGATACACATCTAGTTGAACATGGTTTTAAAATCATGAAAGACATAGAAGCATCTCTTTCTTCTTATAAAAAAAGTGCTGTGATTTACATGTTAAACAGAGATAAGAAAGTAAAGCTGGACAACTACTCATATCAAGCTTTGAAGCAAAGCAGAGAACTATATAAAAATAGTGATGGCTACTTTGATATAACTGTTGGATCTATTACTAAAGATTTGTATCATTTTGGAGAGGAAGAACGTCTTGCATCTATCAAAGAGTTAAACGATGCAAAGGTAAACTTTAGAGGAATTCATTTCTCTAAAAATGAAGCCTCTTTAGATGATGGTATAAAAATTGATCTTGGTGGAATAGGTAAAGGTTTTGGGGTTGATAAGGTAGCAGGCTATTTTAGAGCAAATAGTGTAGAAGCTCGCATCTCTGCAAGTGGAGATATACGCTGTTTGGATGTCTGCTCTATAGATGTGCAAGATCCATTTTCTGATGCTAAACTGCTCTCTTTTAAAACATCTAAAAAAGATTTAGGCATTACTACGAGCGGAAACTACAACAGATATGTAAAGAGTATAAAGAACAACCATCTAATCAATCCAAAACTAAAAAGATCACAGACCAAATTTGTATCGATAACTTTAATAGGAAGTATTAGTAGTAGTTTTCTTGACGCTTATGCAACTGCAGCTAGTGTAATGCCACCTAAAAAAGCTTATGAGTTTTTAGACTCACAAGAGCTTGCATACATAGTTTTACAAAGTGACGGAGATATGAAAATAAGCTCAAATATTGGCGAATATACAAACTCTTTAGTCATAAACAATGCTGTGAAGAAGTAG